A stretch of Imperialibacter roseus DNA encodes these proteins:
- a CDS encoding murein hydrolase activator EnvC family protein, with protein sequence MSGSSRLSILLLLALIFSVQVSFSQKSKSQLEKEKQENLKRIEEAHSILQETETQKKSTLGQLSAISRQIEAREMLIGSISEEVNLLGSDIDELNQVVKSLDADLKALKQEYASMIYAASKSRHGFDRITFLFSAQTFSQFLRRLSYLSQYAEARKTQAVQIKRVTEALNGQKREFEAKRTEQQKLLASQVAENKSLLALKDKQSSVIKDLSSREKQLKNELALRKQAIDKLDNLIAELIKAELEKERAAKSPVTSPLISSNFEGSKTKLPWPVSSGFVSSRFGRHPHPVLKGVEVDNQGIDIQTGQNEIVKSVFDGTVATVAFVPGMNSVVIIKHGDYYTLYARLKKVNVKKGQEVKIGDIVGEVFTDTDGISEIQFQVWKNNQKLDPEKWLMTKK encoded by the coding sequence ATGAGCGGAAGTAGTCGCTTGTCGATCCTGTTGCTCCTGGCGCTGATTTTCTCAGTGCAGGTCTCATTTTCTCAAAAATCGAAGAGCCAGTTAGAAAAAGAGAAGCAGGAAAACCTCAAGCGAATCGAAGAAGCTCACTCCATTCTGCAAGAAACAGAAACGCAGAAAAAGAGCACATTAGGCCAGTTGAGCGCTATTTCAAGGCAAATAGAAGCCAGGGAAATGCTGATCGGCTCCATATCAGAGGAGGTTAATCTGTTGGGCTCTGACATTGATGAATTGAATCAGGTAGTCAAATCACTGGACGCTGACCTCAAAGCGCTGAAGCAAGAGTATGCTTCAATGATCTATGCCGCCTCCAAGTCACGGCATGGGTTCGATCGGATCACTTTCCTGTTTTCCGCCCAAACCTTTAGTCAGTTTTTACGTCGGCTTAGCTACCTTTCTCAGTATGCTGAGGCACGAAAAACACAGGCGGTTCAGATTAAAAGGGTGACCGAGGCGCTAAATGGCCAGAAAAGAGAGTTTGAAGCCAAGCGAACCGAACAACAGAAATTGTTGGCCAGTCAGGTGGCAGAAAACAAGAGCTTACTTGCTTTGAAAGACAAGCAGAGCTCAGTAATAAAGGACTTGAGCAGCCGGGAAAAGCAGCTAAAAAACGAGCTGGCGCTGAGGAAGCAGGCCATCGACAAACTGGATAACCTTATTGCGGAGCTGATCAAAGCAGAGCTGGAAAAGGAGAGGGCAGCCAAAAGCCCGGTTACTTCCCCGCTGATTTCCTCAAATTTTGAAGGCAGCAAAACCAAATTGCCATGGCCTGTCTCGTCGGGGTTCGTTTCCTCACGGTTTGGCAGGCACCCACATCCCGTGCTGAAAGGCGTGGAGGTTGACAATCAGGGTATTGACATCCAAACCGGCCAAAACGAAATCGTAAAATCGGTTTTTGATGGAACTGTAGCCACCGTGGCTTTTGTTCCAGGAATGAACAGTGTGGTGATCATTAAGCATGGAGATTACTATACCTTATATGCCCGGCTGAAAAAAGTAAATGTCAAAAAGGGACAAGAAGTCAAAATTGGTGACATAGTCGGGGAGGTGTTCACCGATACCGATGGGATCTCCGAGATACAATTTCAGGTTTGGAAGAACAACCAGAAGCTAGACCCTGAGAAATGGCTCATGACCAAAAAGTGA
- the ruvA gene encoding Holliday junction branch migration protein RuvA encodes MITYLKGKYIEKEPNHTVMEVNGIGYEVRISLNTFSQIKNLESGILQTHLQVKEDAHILFGFAEMQEKQRFLDLISINGVGPGTALMILSSLTPSEIHEAIVSEDVNLIQRVKGVGAKTAQRIILELKDKLKKEDVFEKSPSGTGVRSNSLRNEALSALLVLGFPKAQAEKNIDLIIKEKGGGVTLEELIRLALKNSR; translated from the coding sequence ATGATTACATACCTTAAAGGCAAGTACATCGAAAAGGAGCCGAATCACACTGTGATGGAGGTGAACGGCATTGGTTATGAAGTAAGAATCTCATTGAACACCTTCAGCCAGATCAAGAATCTGGAGAGCGGCATCTTACAAACGCATCTCCAGGTGAAGGAAGACGCCCACATTCTATTTGGATTTGCCGAAATGCAGGAAAAGCAACGGTTTCTGGATTTGATCTCTATCAACGGCGTGGGGCCAGGCACGGCTTTAATGATTCTGTCCTCCCTTACGCCGTCCGAAATTCACGAGGCGATTGTGAGTGAGGACGTGAATTTGATCCAGAGAGTGAAGGGTGTTGGGGCCAAAACTGCGCAACGTATCATCCTGGAACTCAAAGATAAACTCAAGAAGGAGGACGTCTTTGAAAAATCTCCTTCCGGCACGGGTGTGCGAAGCAATAGTTTGCGAAATGAAGCGTTATCAGCTTTGCTGGTTTTAGGTTTTCCTAAAGCACAGGCAGAGAAAAATATCGATCTGATCATCAAAGAAAAGGGTGGAGGAGTTACTTTAGAGGAGTTGATCAGATTGGCCTTAAAAAATTCCAGATAG
- a CDS encoding Sec-independent protein translocase subunit TatA/TatB, whose protein sequence is MNTIFAFGMPGGWELIVIVFIVLIFFGAKKIPELARGLGKGIREFKDATKEIKDEIQEGVKEVKEDKPKS, encoded by the coding sequence ATGAACACAATTTTTGCCTTTGGGATGCCTGGTGGCTGGGAGTTGATAGTTATAGTGTTCATCGTCCTGATTTTCTTCGGAGCTAAGAAGATTCCTGAACTTGCGAGAGGCCTTGGAAAGGGAATTCGTGAATTTAAAGATGCGACAAAGGAGATCAAAGATGAGATTCAAGAGGGAGTAAAAGAAGTAAAGGAAGATAAGCCTAAGTCTTGA
- a CDS encoding DUF4292 domain-containing protein: MKNRLLPQAGLIALILFVSCNRKLAYFDFLERNKLDVQEINFDYFSTKTKINYTEGDNKINASANIRIRKDSIIWFSLTPALGIEAARGIITKDSLVVVDRLNKVYFVYTYAALSEKYNFNIDYELLESIFLGNPPRNIQENERVVRETDYAMVEQKEGEVTFNNYISTKTSKLEKLSIVDLPTTNTLNITYSDFQVVDEFHIFPFQSLISLVYNKPGTSEAFNTQIEIEHNKADVEDGKKMKFPFNIPQKYERK; the protein is encoded by the coding sequence ATGAAGAATAGACTGCTGCCCCAAGCAGGTTTAATTGCCCTGATCCTTTTCGTTTCCTGCAATAGAAAGCTGGCCTACTTCGACTTTTTGGAGAGGAACAAGCTGGACGTCCAGGAAATAAACTTTGACTACTTCTCCACAAAGACTAAGATCAACTACACAGAGGGCGACAATAAAATTAACGCCAGCGCTAATATCAGGATAAGAAAAGACAGCATTATTTGGTTTTCGCTTACTCCTGCGTTGGGCATAGAAGCTGCCCGGGGCATTATCACCAAAGATTCACTTGTGGTGGTGGACAGGCTCAACAAAGTGTATTTTGTGTACACCTATGCTGCACTCAGTGAGAAATATAATTTCAATATTGACTACGAGTTGCTTGAGTCGATTTTTTTAGGAAACCCACCCAGAAATATCCAGGAAAATGAAAGGGTGGTGAGAGAGACCGATTATGCCATGGTGGAGCAAAAGGAGGGAGAGGTTACGTTTAATAACTACATTTCTACCAAAACCTCCAAGTTGGAGAAGCTGTCGATTGTTGACCTGCCTACCACCAATACGTTGAATATTACTTACTCTGATTTTCAAGTAGTTGATGAATTTCATATTTTTCCGTTCCAATCGTTGATTTCATTGGTGTACAATAAGCCAGGCACATCGGAGGCTTTCAATACACAAATAGAAATTGAGCACAATAAAGCGGACGTTGAAGACGGTAAAAAAATGAAGTTCCCGTTTAATATTCCCCAAAAGTATGAGCGGAAGTAG
- the gatA gene encoding Asp-tRNA(Asn)/Glu-tRNA(Gln) amidotransferase subunit GatA translates to MKTYRSLAEIQKAIASGNITCKQLVEQYLQVINEKSHLNVFLEVFAEEALAKADVVDEKIRAGRQGRLAGMVISLKDVLCYKGHKLQAGSRILEGFVSQFTGTAVQRLLDEDAIIIGRTNCDEFAMGSSSENSAYGPVVNAAGEKRVPGGSSGGSAVSVQSDMCLLSLGTDTGGSVRQPASFCGIVGYKPTYSRISRYGLLAYASSFDTIGTFAHTIEDTALVLEIMAGHDDYDSTVSHEPVLPYSTLLSNNKKYKIAYLKEPLASPEISAPVKGAVEDAITWLKKDGHTVEPVEFNYLDYVLPTYYILTTAEASSNLSRYDGVKYGYRSKSHVNLETMYKKSRSEAFGKEVQRRILLGTFVLSASYYDAFYTKALKARKLIQQATRDILKEYDFIILPTSPTVAFKLGEHTKNPLEMYLADLFTVQASVAGVPAISIPYGDDDEGMPIGLQLIADAFQEEKLLAFSRHILDARNKG, encoded by the coding sequence TTGAAAACATATAGATCGCTAGCCGAGATTCAGAAGGCGATAGCATCTGGAAACATCACCTGCAAGCAGCTGGTAGAGCAGTACTTGCAGGTAATCAACGAAAAAAGTCACCTCAACGTTTTTCTTGAAGTTTTTGCTGAAGAGGCATTAGCCAAAGCAGATGTCGTCGATGAAAAAATCCGTGCCGGAAGGCAAGGTCGCCTGGCAGGTATGGTTATCAGCCTCAAGGACGTGCTGTGCTACAAGGGGCATAAGCTCCAGGCAGGTAGCCGTATCCTTGAAGGGTTTGTTTCTCAGTTTACCGGTACTGCCGTGCAGAGGTTGCTCGATGAAGACGCAATCATCATTGGCAGAACCAACTGCGACGAGTTTGCCATGGGCTCGTCCTCGGAAAACTCCGCATATGGTCCGGTTGTGAATGCTGCCGGTGAAAAGCGGGTGCCAGGAGGTTCCTCTGGAGGTTCGGCCGTTTCTGTGCAGTCCGACATGTGCCTGTTGTCACTTGGTACTGATACTGGGGGCTCGGTGAGGCAGCCTGCGTCTTTTTGCGGCATTGTAGGCTATAAGCCCACCTATTCCAGAATTTCCAGGTATGGACTTTTGGCATATGCCAGTTCCTTTGATACCATAGGTACCTTTGCCCACACCATTGAAGATACGGCACTTGTGTTGGAAATAATGGCCGGCCACGATGACTATGACAGCACAGTGTCGCATGAACCGGTGCTGCCCTATTCAACGCTTCTTTCCAATAATAAAAAATACAAAATAGCCTATTTAAAGGAGCCGTTGGCTTCGCCGGAAATAAGCGCACCGGTAAAAGGTGCTGTTGAGGATGCCATCACCTGGCTGAAGAAGGATGGCCACACAGTGGAGCCTGTCGAGTTCAATTACCTCGACTATGTGTTGCCCACGTATTACATTCTAACCACGGCCGAAGCAAGCTCTAACCTGTCCAGGTACGACGGTGTAAAATACGGCTATCGGAGCAAATCGCATGTGAATCTCGAGACGATGTATAAGAAATCGAGGTCAGAGGCTTTTGGCAAAGAAGTGCAGCGAAGAATTTTATTAGGTACATTTGTGCTAAGTGCCAGTTACTACGATGCCTTTTATACCAAAGCATTGAAGGCACGAAAATTGATTCAACAAGCAACTAGAGATATACTTAAGGAGTACGATTTTATTATTTTACCTACATCCCCGACCGTTGCATTCAAATTGGGTGAGCATACAAAAAATCCATTGGAAATGTACCTCGCCGACCTCTTCACCGTGCAGGCATCGGTAGCTGGAGTGCCAGCTATTTCGATTCCGTATGGCGACGACGATGAGGGAATGCCCATAGGCTTGCAACTAATCGCTGACGCTTTTCAAGAAGAAAAGCTTTTGGCGTTTTCCAGGCACATTCTTGATGCCAGGAACAAGGGATAA
- a CDS encoding lytic transglycosylase domain-containing protein: MKKLLTIVCGLSVSLLGYARQGDVEFGVVEADTLSLDVVDTRTILPYDYSPDFTYEMVEERLAGLNSGVPIQLNERVFSFIDYFTVRNRDYIRSVQQRAEVYFPIFEKYLKEYDLPEELKYLSIVESGLRSNAISRVGAGGLWQFMPATGRFYKLHQDWYIDERMDPEKATEAACKYLKQLYGMFGDWDLALAAYNSGPGNVRKAIRRSGYKKTFWEVYRYLPRETRSYVPQFVAILYTMNFNEFHNLYPNEKEYMMAYDTVMIDQYLHIETFANLTGLCADDILKLNPHLIRGVIPETVSNYPLRIPSDKMEFVYENMDFLLDSAGKVGKEHLEKLAQNMPGSTYGRENVRYRVQSGDVLGTIAQRYHVRVSDLREWNRISGNMIRVGQTLNIWVLPNYQSKPNLYTPSSTIAKVPTQSTVISASVGADGSKYHMVQSGDTLWDISKKYGNVSIEKIKQLNNLSSSKIHVGQKLLIE, translated from the coding sequence ATGAAAAAGCTATTGACCATTGTTTGTGGACTTTCTGTCAGTCTGTTGGGCTACGCCCGACAGGGTGATGTCGAATTTGGAGTAGTTGAGGCAGATACCCTGTCTTTGGATGTGGTCGACACAAGAACTATTCTCCCCTACGATTACTCTCCTGATTTCACCTACGAAATGGTGGAAGAAAGACTTGCCGGTCTGAATTCAGGAGTTCCAATTCAGTTGAATGAAAGGGTCTTTTCCTTCATCGATTATTTTACTGTTCGCAACCGTGACTACATCAGATCGGTACAGCAAAGAGCAGAGGTTTATTTCCCAATTTTTGAAAAATACCTCAAAGAATACGACCTCCCTGAAGAGCTTAAATACCTCTCCATTGTAGAATCGGGATTGAGATCCAACGCCATCTCAAGAGTTGGTGCAGGCGGTTTGTGGCAGTTTATGCCAGCCACAGGTCGTTTTTACAAGCTGCATCAAGACTGGTACATTGACGAGAGAATGGATCCCGAGAAGGCCACAGAGGCGGCTTGTAAGTATTTGAAGCAGCTGTATGGGATGTTTGGGGATTGGGATTTGGCACTTGCTGCCTACAATTCGGGCCCCGGAAACGTAAGAAAGGCCATTAGAAGATCGGGTTACAAGAAGACGTTTTGGGAGGTGTACCGCTACCTGCCAAGAGAAACACGTTCGTATGTGCCTCAGTTCGTCGCTATTCTCTACACAATGAATTTCAATGAGTTTCATAACCTGTATCCCAATGAAAAGGAATATATGATGGCCTATGACACTGTCATGATCGATCAGTATTTGCACATTGAAACTTTTGCCAACCTCACAGGTTTGTGCGCCGACGATATCCTAAAACTGAATCCACATTTGATCAGGGGTGTTATTCCTGAGACAGTCAGCAACTATCCGTTGAGAATCCCGTCCGATAAAATGGAATTTGTCTATGAAAACATGGACTTCCTGCTTGACTCGGCCGGTAAGGTTGGAAAAGAACACTTAGAGAAATTGGCGCAGAATATGCCTGGCAGTACTTATGGAAGAGAAAATGTCCGGTACCGGGTGCAATCTGGTGACGTATTGGGCACTATTGCACAGCGTTATCACGTTAGAGTTTCTGACTTGAGGGAGTGGAACAGGATTTCAGGAAATATGATCAGGGTGGGACAAACGCTCAACATTTGGGTGCTGCCCAATTATCAATCGAAGCCCAACCTTTATACGCCATCTTCCACAATCGCCAAAGTACCTACACAGTCCACAGTTATATCGGCATCGGTGGGTGCCGATGGGTCAAAGTATCATATGGTGCAATCAGGTGATACCTTGTGGGACATCTCAAAGAAGTATGGGAATGTGTCCATTGAAAAAATTAAGCAACTCAACAATTTGAGTTCAAGTAAGATACATGTTGGACAAAAACTACTGATTGAGTAG
- a CDS encoding DUF4837 family protein, with product MTRTVQFIFACFLFSALLSSCGSKDKSDNGNSLLQVARGDAAEIILVMDSAQWNGPLGTEMRRTFELVIPGLNREEPLFDLKQVAPKSLNGVLKSAKNMIFVTTLNNNTRAGKIMKGYYTAESLSKINEDPNLFYFTRKDNYARGQEILYLFGKDDESLIRKLRENGDILRQYFEDVENKRLQADLFKIQEKDLADVLYDRHNFKLKIPYGYELAQDKGNFVWLRALDLEVDKTIFVYYEPYTNQDVFKDITALRSRITEKYLRDIEKDNIYITYQDVLPFITKNINFKGSYAVETRGLWKTSDSTNGGPFISYTFVDEVLNRLYYIEGYVYAPSKDRKRDYINEFQAILQSFQPAQSAAPAAGR from the coding sequence ATGACTCGTACAGTTCAATTTATATTCGCTTGTTTCCTGTTTTCAGCGCTGCTGTCTTCCTGTGGTTCAAAAGACAAGTCGGACAACGGTAACTCTCTTCTACAGGTAGCTCGTGGCGATGCAGCAGAAATCATTCTCGTGATGGATAGCGCTCAGTGGAACGGGCCTTTGGGAACGGAGATGAGGCGAACCTTCGAATTAGTTATTCCTGGGTTGAATAGAGAGGAACCACTTTTTGATTTAAAGCAGGTAGCACCAAAATCGCTAAATGGGGTGCTAAAGAGTGCTAAGAACATGATTTTTGTCACCACGCTCAATAATAATACGAGGGCAGGAAAGATCATGAAAGGTTATTACACCGCAGAGTCGCTGTCGAAAATAAACGAGGACCCAAACCTGTTCTATTTTACGAGGAAAGACAATTACGCCCGGGGTCAGGAAATACTCTACTTGTTCGGAAAAGATGATGAATCACTGATCCGTAAGCTTAGGGAAAATGGCGACATTTTGCGGCAGTACTTTGAGGACGTGGAGAACAAAAGGCTGCAAGCCGACCTCTTCAAGATTCAGGAGAAGGACCTGGCGGATGTGCTTTATGATCGCCATAATTTTAAACTCAAAATCCCTTATGGCTACGAGCTAGCACAAGATAAGGGAAACTTTGTTTGGCTGAGGGCGCTGGATTTAGAAGTGGACAAGACGATCTTCGTTTACTATGAGCCTTACACTAATCAGGATGTGTTTAAAGACATCACTGCGTTAAGGTCGAGAATTACTGAGAAGTATTTGCGTGACATTGAGAAAGACAATATCTACATTACCTACCAGGATGTACTCCCATTTATAACGAAAAACATCAATTTTAAAGGGAGCTACGCTGTGGAAACCAGGGGCCTCTGGAAGACAAGCGATTCGACCAATGGGGGGCCTTTTATCAGCTATACGTTCGTGGACGAGGTACTGAATAGGCTCTATTACATCGAAGGGTATGTGTATGCACCTTCCAAGGATAGAAAAAGGGACTATATCAATGAATTTCAAGCGATATTGCAGTCTTTTCAACCCGCCCAATCAGCGGCACCTGCTGCTGGTCGTTAA
- a CDS encoding NADP-dependent malic enzyme translates to MAIKIRKEDALEYHSSSPAGKIEIRPTKMMSSQVDLALAYSPGVAEPCKEIAKNKEDVYKYTAKGNLVGVISNGTAVLGLGNIGPEASKPVMEGKGVLFKKFAGIDVFDIEVDEEDPDKFIQIVKALEPTFGGINLEDIKAPESFKIERVLREQMKIPVMHDDQHGTAIISSAALLNALIVVGKKIEELKIVVNGAGGAAMACTDLYVGLGARKENIVMLDSKGVLRKDKIDPESMKARYATDKKIDTLDEAIVGADMFLGLSTADVFTPDMLKKMADKPIVFALANPDPEIPYQLAMDTRDDVVMATGRSDHPNQVNNVLGFPYIFRGALDVRATAINEEMKLAAVKALAELTKEAVPEMVIKAYGNKPITFGSDYLIPKPLDPRLITTISPAVAKAAMDSGVARVKIDDWEAYKVELQSRIGIDNRLMARVIARARRAPKRVVFAEADHPKILKAAQMVIDEGIGYPILLGNKARIEALVVENKLDLRDTPIIDPYHEADTRHEYAAMLFEKRKRKGITMVNARQLMYDRNYYGAMMVETGAADALISGLTNDYPKTILPALHILGVEEGINRVAGMYIISNAKGTYFFADTTVNLNPTAEELVEIVGLAARAVKYFDYEPKVAVLSYSNFGSSRGGVPEKTRKAVELAKKKYPDLIIDGELQANVALNAELLSEVYPFSSLNGHSANTLIFPDLASGNIAYKLLMELGGAEAIGPILVGMNKAVHVLQVGSSIREIFNMVAIAVIDAQSQSAKAQQ, encoded by the coding sequence ATGGCCATTAAAATTCGCAAGGAAGACGCCCTTGAATACCACTCTTCCAGCCCCGCCGGAAAAATTGAAATACGTCCAACAAAGATGATGAGCAGCCAGGTTGACCTGGCTTTGGCTTATTCGCCCGGCGTGGCAGAGCCGTGCAAAGAAATAGCAAAAAATAAAGAGGATGTTTATAAGTACACCGCCAAAGGCAACCTTGTAGGGGTTATTTCCAACGGGACGGCTGTGCTTGGACTCGGCAATATTGGCCCGGAGGCTTCAAAGCCCGTGATGGAGGGCAAGGGGGTTCTGTTCAAGAAATTTGCTGGCATTGATGTCTTTGATATTGAAGTGGACGAAGAAGACCCTGATAAGTTTATTCAAATTGTGAAGGCACTGGAGCCGACCTTTGGTGGCATCAACCTGGAAGACATTAAGGCTCCTGAAAGCTTCAAAATAGAAAGAGTGCTGAGGGAACAAATGAAGATTCCTGTCATGCACGACGATCAGCATGGCACAGCCATTATCTCAAGTGCAGCCTTGCTCAATGCGCTGATTGTTGTAGGAAAAAAGATTGAAGAGCTAAAAATAGTAGTCAACGGAGCAGGTGGCGCTGCAATGGCATGCACGGATCTCTATGTTGGCCTAGGTGCTCGCAAGGAAAACATCGTGATGCTCGACAGCAAAGGTGTGCTCAGGAAGGACAAAATCGACCCTGAGTCAATGAAAGCACGGTACGCTACTGACAAGAAAATTGACACCTTGGATGAGGCGATTGTTGGGGCGGACATGTTTTTGGGTCTTTCTACCGCCGACGTGTTCACACCAGACATGCTGAAGAAAATGGCTGACAAGCCTATTGTTTTCGCTTTGGCTAATCCCGATCCGGAGATTCCCTACCAACTGGCCATGGACACCAGAGATGATGTTGTGATGGCCACAGGTCGTTCCGACCATCCAAACCAGGTAAATAATGTGTTGGGCTTCCCCTATATTTTTAGAGGAGCACTTGATGTAAGGGCCACGGCCATTAATGAGGAAATGAAGCTGGCAGCCGTGAAGGCGCTGGCGGAGCTGACCAAAGAAGCTGTGCCTGAAATGGTTATCAAAGCTTATGGCAACAAGCCAATCACCTTTGGCAGTGACTACCTGATTCCGAAACCGTTAGACCCAAGGCTAATTACTACGATTTCTCCGGCTGTGGCAAAGGCTGCCATGGACTCAGGCGTTGCGAGAGTGAAAATTGACGACTGGGAAGCTTATAAGGTGGAGCTACAGAGCCGCATAGGCATTGACAATCGTTTAATGGCGAGAGTGATCGCCAGGGCGAGGAGAGCTCCCAAGCGGGTTGTGTTTGCAGAGGCCGATCATCCCAAGATATTGAAAGCTGCTCAAATGGTGATTGATGAGGGAATAGGCTACCCAATTTTGCTCGGTAACAAAGCCAGAATAGAAGCCTTGGTGGTCGAGAACAAGCTTGATCTTCGTGACACGCCAATCATTGATCCTTATCATGAAGCCGATACAAGGCACGAATATGCGGCCATGCTTTTTGAGAAAAGAAAGCGAAAAGGCATCACCATGGTCAATGCCAGGCAGCTGATGTACGACCGGAATTACTACGGCGCTATGATGGTTGAAACCGGGGCTGCGGATGCACTCATCTCTGGCCTTACGAACGATTACCCGAAGACCATTCTTCCGGCGCTTCACATCCTTGGCGTTGAGGAGGGTATTAACCGGGTGGCGGGCATGTACATTATCAGCAATGCCAAAGGCACGTATTTCTTTGCTGACACCACAGTGAATCTTAATCCTACGGCTGAGGAACTTGTTGAAATCGTTGGTCTGGCAGCGAGGGCTGTGAAGTATTTTGACTACGAGCCCAAAGTGGCCGTTCTTTCATATTCTAATTTCGGATCTTCAAGAGGTGGTGTGCCTGAAAAAACCAGGAAGGCAGTTGAGTTGGCGAAGAAAAAATACCCGGACCTTATCATCGATGGGGAGCTTCAGGCCAATGTGGCATTGAATGCAGAGCTGCTCAGCGAGGTGTATCCATTCTCTTCTCTGAATGGGCACTCGGCAAACACACTTATTTTCCCCGACCTGGCATCAGGTAATATTGCCTATAAACTGTTGATGGAGTTGGGTGGAGCAGAGGCAATAGGGCCGATTCTGGTAGGAATGAACAAAGCCGTCCATGTATTGCAGGTCGGTAGCTCTATCAGAGAGATATTTAATATGGTGGCTATTGCCGTTATAGATGCCCAGTCGCAAAGCGCAAAAGCCCAACAATAG